The window AACCTGTTAATTGGTTTTACAGGCTTCTGCTGCACAAGCTAGCAGTAGCACATTGTTGTCCTCTGCATGAACTGCACTTGAGAAGGATGTTAGGAACTTTGCAAGTGACTTTCATTGATATTTATTGAGAACAGAAGAGCAAGGATGTTTGGGAATACTTTATTCTATTCTGGGCTCTGGAGGATGGTGTTTTCTGGGGACATAGGCTCACCATAGTTAAGAAGTAAAGGTGTTAGAAGCGCTTTCTCTCTCTGAATATTGTTAATTAATGAGAAGCTTTTACTTAGGCTTTAACGTACAAATGACCTCTTTCTCTCTTGAGAAGCAGTCCCCACAGGATTCCCCATACAGCATGCAGAGGTTAGTTGTACAGTCTTGTCTTTATGGGCTGCAATGCAGGAGGAGTTTGTGTAACTCTTGCAAAGGGAAGGGCAAGTGTGTTCTTGTCCTGTCTATGGAAACATGCTGTCCTTTCTCTTAGAGGAGGCAGCAGTTAACAAAACAACATAGGCTGGATTTCTGGCTAAGTACTCAGGGTTGTGAAGATGTTGGGAAGCTTGATTCGTTACGGTTTCACTGCAGTGATTGTTTTTTACAGGGCACAGGCTCCAGGCATATGAAATGTGATGCCTGGTTCCCAAGGTAACATCCTGGAAAGGGGCAGTTTGCAGTACCACATCACTTCCTACCTACGTGCTTTACTGGGTTATCCATTGGGTTTGGATCCAGAActcattttgctatttttttctaaggGATTTCATGGAGAATCTCAGGATGTTTCCAAATTTTCAGTGATCTGTATGTAGAATTTTGATGCTGAGTCTTCTTGAGGGAATACTGAGAGCTAATAATGTTTGAATGAAATTCATGAAAGCTGAGGGGCAAACTTGATGTACGAAGGAATACatcaaagaatttcttctattCTGACAgagttttttgttggttggttggggttttcttcaaCATTCAGAGTTTTGAAAGGGAAATGGCTCTGGTAGCTCTTTCTGAGTTGCTTTAACAGTGTTCTTTGTGGAATCTGCATTTACAGATTTACTGATAGGGATTTAAAAATGGCTATTGCTAGCACATCCTTTTGGAGAAGAGTTGACAATCTTAAAGGAGAGTGGGTTGGAGCTGTTGTATTTTTGCTTAAACATGATCCTGAGATGTAAGTTCTTTTTAATGTTGCTGCCTGTGAAGGCATTCAGTGTtctgaatatatattttatcaTGGCCTTTGGGTTGTGCATTCACCAGTTTAGCTTTTGGTACTGAATGATAAATACTCCAGTTCTGCTCCTATCCTGCATTATCTGTACTCACAGCAAACCTGACCATCTTAAACATGattaaaatataattcaaaAGTTATTAGCTAATTATGACGCAAAGTACTTAATTTGCCATTGCACCCTAATAACTTAAAGGTACTCCTGATAATTTGGTAATAACCGTATCATAAGCAAAAAGACACGGTTGCTGCTAACTTAATAGGCAGCTTCCCTCaagataaaacaaataatataCCTCAATGAAATCGGATTCAAGCTTAGCAAAATTGTCTTGGCAAGCAAAGAGAATATTTGttaatttttctgtgaaatgctATCATTGCCAAGAAAACTTGGTTACCAaaaacagagatggaaaaaagtattTGCATGGATAATTGATTTAACATTTCATTGGTTTAAATGATTTTAGGAAAACTGGTTTGGATATGCTCTGGAAAACTAAAAAGTTTTTAAGAACTTATTTGCAAGATACACCGAACACTGTAGGAGATGTGGGGCTTAAAGGCTTGCAGTCTGCTCTCCAGTGTGTGAGTGAGCCTAAAAAGGGAGAGCAAGGAGAGATGGTGTTGTAAAGCATAAAATGCTGTGGCTATGAAGCAGTGGGCATGCAGGTGAGCTGCTGTGTGTAGCTGCTCATTGACTGATGTCCTCACAAATGGCTGAAGCACAATGCCACTTGTGATGAAAGGGATGGCAGCAAGTGTCTGCAGcctcctcccctgctccaggTCTCCTTCATTTGTCATGTGTGGTGGCTCGATAGAGAGCGAGATGGTCAGAGAGGTATCTTAGGTTctgagaggaagagaggagctgTGGTCCTGCTCTGTGGATAGTGGCTTGGCTGAAAGAACAGCCTATTTTGGGATTGCAGCAACCCAGTTTTTCTGGAGATGGGTCTGTGTGGTAGCAAAAGGGCTTAAGGGAGTGCTTGGTATCTGCAGACAAGCAAGATTGTGAAAGTTGGGGATAGATGCAGTGTCTTGGAAAGTGTCAGCACCTTCAGTGTCTGTCATGGAGGAACCTCACTTTGTTAAAAGTGATGGATTTTGTGGGCATGAGGATTGTGGTTTGGGGGAGCAGATGGAGAGCAGAGGACAGACCCCTCTCAGCCACATCTGAAGCCTGTAAAGCAGCCTAGAGGTTCAGGAGGTTTGGCTGCCATAGTAttgaaattgtttttaaaacaccTACCCAGCCTTGTGTGAAAAGATGCAGATTTGGATTGCAGCCTGTTCCTCTTATCTGTTTGTATCTCTTCGGTATACtttagaagaggaagaaggtaTATGGTAAATAGAAACTCTCTGACCCATCATCTGCGGTCCAGGGATAGCACTCTTCTGGCCCCACCGTTGCTGCTGTCATGCTATGTGGGAGCTGGTTTCCATCTGCCCACGTGTGTAGCTTTCTGTGCATGAGTCACCAGCTCTTCACATCCCATCCCAAGtatttgttcctttcttttctaaaaggtCAGTGTTTCTACAAGTGCCATTTGGCTCTGGGTGGATGATGGTCCTGAATTTGAGAATGAGGGTTTGAACATCCTGGGAAAATGCTGTGATAGAGCCTACTCTTATTGTCTTACTTCTGTTAGACATTTGGGCACCGTGTGAAGGCTGTCAATGAGTATGTTAGGTACTTGTATTAGCTCTATTTTGTAGTGTAATTCTTACTTCTGGTGTGAATCTCCTAGATACCTAGATCACATGTTtagcacagaaaatacaggttttatttttcttggaaaacttCCTTTTCAGGCAGAGATTAGGGTGTTGCTATTGACTTTTGGAGCCTTAGCCATCCATTTTTTCTATTCATCCCAATGTTTCCTGTGACCCATATATACTCTTTTGTTCAGCTGTCATTTAGTTGCACATCTCCATGCTCATCTGCAGTGTACAAAGCAGTAGTTCACTCTCGTGTAAGTGGCATTCCTGCAACATGACTACATGGTGTTGTGCAACTTATTCTTTTCCAGTTAATGTGTCAGTTTGTCCATGTGGGTTAGATCCAGTGACTGTTGGTTCATTTTATAATATGTCTGATTTGCTTTCATCTCTGCTGCTAGTACTGCCTCTGATCAGGCAGGTTATAGCAAATCccatgctttgttttttttttccttcggATACGTTCCCTGATGATACCACCTCACTCATCATTTCAGATCCTTCCCATCTGCTCTTCATATGCTTTGCTCTGCCTTAAAAACTATTCACCACTTCTTGTCTATCTCAATTTCTTGTAAATGTTTTATTAGCCCTCTGAGCCTGCCTTTACCTTCTCTTTTGCTTCCATGTTCAAATAACTATCTTAAGATGTTTGAAATGATCTCCACGTAAATGATTCAGTTCTTTAATCTGTAGCAAATATTTCCACAAAGGTTTGACATCCTTCTACTCAGTATCTGCGATTTATCTGTTCTTTAAAATGCaatgtaacattttcttttaaatctcatGAGAACTGGTATTTTAATACCTCCTCCCATGCGTCCTTCTTGCTCTGTCACTTTGGCTCCTATATAAATACCCATTCTATAGAAGGTTTAATGAGAATTTAGGTTTCAATACATTTTTCGCCTGTTACCTTTGCTTTATAATCATTGTATTAATGCCTCTTCTGATAATATAAGAACTGTCTGTGCCAAGGAATTCCTGAGACTCATGGACATGAAACCTTAAATTAAATGTAAGGAAGAAGAGATAAGAACAAATTACGATAGCGCTGAGAGCGAGAGATTAGGACAGGGTGTTTGGttaaaatgtggttttcatAATATATGTTCCTGAAAATTGCAAATGTATTCTGTTAGATCATGTTTATGAGCCAACTTTTGTTATGCAGAGCTATAAATGTAGCTGCATATTCAGTCACTGTAGATCCAAATGATGTGAGATATTCAAAAAAGAGCAGGTTGTTACTGTCAAAGTGGTCCTCTGAAAAAGGAATAGAAACCTCCACATAAGTAGGATACCATTTCTCCCTGGTTGAAGAGCTGCATGTGTCTTCAAACGTACTAGCTTTTAGGGGGCAGTGCAAAATTACATGATTTAGACGTACaaggaagtaaaattaaatagCTATGAGATGAGCATAGCATTAAACAGATCTAATTTATAATGGGCTCTTATGCAAATTGCCTTTGAGCActcagtaaaagaaaatgaaaagaaattaataaggACAATGTGGACTGAAAAGTTGCAGAggaaaaatagaagtaaaaagCCTAATCCAGCTCGCTCTCCACACACCCCAGAGTGTTAAATAAGCATTCCCATTAGTCACATAAATATAATGATGTGACAATAAAACTTGCACGCACTTATCCCCATAAAGGCCAAACCCTTACTCACTTTCCTACAGTGGCTCCGATCAGATGAGTAAGATTTCAACTAACATGTTTCTTCTTTGCCATGCGATCCATTATTAGAGGGAGAAAGATGTGTTTTCGTGAGTACTTTGCCCCTTGCTTGAATATCGGACCTTGGTGGAGTCCCAGGCCTCACCATGGGATTGTAGGTGGTAGGACATCGCTGAAGGTTCTCCTGCTGCTCAATTCCTTCTGCTGGGTTATTAAAAGGTCTTCACACCAGGAGTTTTCGTCCCTTTTTGTAGTTCTGCAAAAGATACAGAGAACAGAGGAAGCTGACAGCTTAGAGCTGGTGAAAGTAGTATACTGCAAAAGTTTTTCAGTTAATTTGAGTTCAAAATGTCCTCTAATAAGGATGATAATATGAGAAATAATATACTGATTATATTCAATAGTAAGGAATCTATATTTTCTCAGGGAAGGTTTATTAAAAGTAATGCAATATTCTGCATGCTTGCAAACATCAAGGCTTGCATCTTTTCCTTGTACCTTGTATCCCTTTGcttacaaaaggaaagaattttaGCTCCATCCAcagaaaccattaaaaaaacttGCAGAACTCTGTTCTGTTTCTTAGTTTTAAGTTGTGCAATGGTTGACTTGTTTAATTAATATTGTCTGTCTTGTTCCTAATTATTGCTGCTTTCCCAAATAGAATATACTAAAGGGAAGTCTTTTTCCTTATGTgtataataatatatatgtaaatatttctaCACTGAGACAGCAAGGTTATAACCACTTACTCTATGTATACAGCTTTGCTGCAGACTgagtatattttatatatttttatgcttGACAAACAAAACTTGTTTCTGAAGAATCTGAGAAATCCTCTCATCTTCCTGTGCTAGCTTTTTGTTCTAGAAATGCTGCTATGGGAGTGCTGGTCTGTGGGGAGAAGGATCCATCTTATTCTGTGAAGTACTGTCCTGTTGTTTCCTCCCCACTAAAACCAGGCGTGTGGCTGTAGCTGTTTTGTGTCCTTACAGTAAAACCAAGTTCTCTGATGGAAGCAGAGTTTTACACTGGTTAGATTTTCTACCCttgaagaattttatttctgacagGGGAATGTGATACTTAAAGCCACAGACATTAATTATTACCCATTGGGGGTCGCACTTTCAACCCATGGGACATTAATTTTCCTGATATACAGAAAATTCCAGCctgataattttaattaaatatctCAGAAGTACGTTTTCTTGTGAATGGACTACAGTCTCTTATCCTTTCCCCTTGATATTTGGCTAATTCTTCATATAATTATCAGCCTATTTTGCAAGCCTCCTTCAAAGCAGTTTCGTGTTTGGAAATCCATTCAATCTTTTGCCAATGTCGTCAAgaagaaaatggggaaaagcaTCTTTTAGGTTTTCCTAGGATGTGGAATTATAATAAACATGACTTAACAATCCTTTCTCATGCCAGCGGACTGATGTCTCTTAAGCGTTTATAATGGCACTGTGAGACCAAGCTGGAGTAACAGTGGAGCTGTGGGTGACAGGGAGGATGGTTGCTCAAGTCATATTGTACAGAAAAATTGCCAAGCGAGGCATAGCAGAGCACTTGCCACTGTGCTTCCAGGAACCCCACGGCTTAGGGTGAGGCTGGAGGGTTAAGGCGTTGGTCCTTTCCCAGATTCTGGCACAGGTCTTATCTCCTGATGGGTGTAACAAATGCAGCTGAGGAGAAGGACAATGCCACCCCGTTTGGGTCCCATATTATCGCAGATCTTTCTCTGGAGGCTATGTGAAGGAAGCTGGAATCTGtgtttttccatctgaaaatgaaaaagactttAATTTTGCATAGAGAAGTCTCTCTGCTGGGAGTCTGCCCTTCCAAAGCTGTTTTAACATGGGAAAGTGCAGTTGTGTGTTGAAAAGTGATCCTGGGAGGAGAGCTGGAAGGTAATTGGGGCTTTGCAGTTCCTTgggtttttctgctgctgcgAAGCAGTAGCGCACAAAGACAGCACTTCGTTAACTCTTCTAGCCTGGACCCAAAGCCTTTCAGTTCCCAGGTAGCAGCCTTAATGGCAGTGCGCTCTCGTCAGCATTATGGTTTTGTCAGAAGGCTCCATCCTCTGATACTATCTTGTTTTTCTCCTAAACAATTAATAAAATGAAGACCAAAAAGCCTAGAggtttaaaatatgtaattataGTAGTAATTTAGAACTaggaaaatgctgcagaaaccaATTACAATTATATATTTCAGTAATGACTGACTTGGCCAAATAGATATGTTTTGTGTGTGAATTCCACAATAGATTCCAAGATGACATGCTTGAGTATAGGggaaaattaattccaaatGCTGAGTGCATCCATATTAGACTTAAATGTTGTTCATCCACTTAGTGAGCAGGAGCCTGTATTATGTGGGCTTTCACAGCTTAAATTttgagcagcagggcaggcagtaacaagaatcagaggaagaaagcTGGACTAGTTCTAAGGggctgctttggaaaagaaatatttttaacttgatcagtttgcaaaaatatatttgattcCTTATATGTTACAGATTTCATGCAAATGGAATTGATTTTGGTATTTCCTACGGACTTGTAAATGGTCAGCCAAGGTTaatggggttttatttctttcttggtcTTCATCTCTCCCAGCTggtgaggaaaaataaatagatgagTCTTGTATTCTGTTCAAAACTTATTACTGGGTATACTGCTAGAGGTCCCTGCTGTGGGCACAGACGTCCCTCCAGACTCCTTTTGGGtttcctgtgctgttttcaAAGGGCTGCGGGTGCAACATGGCATATAGTCACCTGGAGCCCCAAGACCTAGCAGCAAGCCCTGCCATCTCCTTCTCTTTGGGAACCACAtctgctttttgcttctttgaGCCTTTCCTTGGGGATCCCTTTCTGCTGGCTAATGGATGGAGCATCTCTCAGCCTGGGATGCTTTGTGCAGCTGATCACCTCTGAGTTTTTGGTGgttgtgtgtggtttgtttttttctggtggtaGTAGGGAATGGTTGTTTCTTCacatctttcaaaacaaaaatagtgTGCCATGACTGCTTGTTGTGCTCACTCTATCCTTTTCATGAGAAGACAGACTTGTACCTTACCTGCACCACAAACTGAGTGTGATCAGGGAAGAGTGCCTATTGGTCCCCTAGCTCCATGCTGACGTCTCGTGATACTATTGTATGCTGTTTAATATCCTGCAGAGGTTTTACTGTGCTGGTTCCCAGAACAGATTGGTTATACTGGGACAAAAACTACATACAAATGAGACAGTATCTTCAGAATGTAACAGGTTGTGACAAGGCTCTAAAATCACACCTCAAATCGTCAGTGGTATTTTACGTAGGGTGTCTGTGTGATGTATTGCAAGCGAGCTATTTTGAGACGATTTTGTTTACAGTTCTGGTGTTGGAAAGAATCACAAAGTACTTCCACATTCCACACACAGACATATGAACAGGCACACAGAATCAAACCTACCAGTCGCTCCTGCTGATTTCATTAGGAAACCACTAGTGACTCAGGAGCGTTTTGCAAACACCGCGGTGCAGAAACATATACTTCATGTTATTCTCTCAAGGGTTTTGGTAGGAGTTTTCATCTCTTCCTGATGCTCTAACTAGAGCTTGCTTTGTGAGCCACATGTCCAGAAATCATGTGTGTACCCAGCAGCTGATGTTGTAAGAAGTTTTGGCAAGCAGAAGCTCTCTGGCTGGGTGGATCTGCTGCTCAGTATCGAAAAAACGGATGCATTTTTCCTGATTATTTTAGAGTGCTAATTGATACCTGCCacaaacagttattttttactgtgaaatagTTATCTCACATTGAAATGTTAGAACCTTTGTACCCCCAGCTTCTTATTCCCTTAATGCCTGCCTGACTGTTGCAGtaaatcacagagtggtttgggttggaagggactttgaaGACCATCTAGTTTCACCCACTcaccatggacagggacatcttccactagaccaggtttctcaaagccccatccgGCCTGGCCTCCATGGCATCCTCCTAAACCACATCCAAGAAATGAACTGggtttaaaagcaaacaaaaatcaaggaaagaactgaaaaaccCACCCCTATTTCCCAAGTACAATTTCCAAACTAAATCAGGTTCACTGTGCTGTCGCTTGGAAAGAAGAATGGAGTCAATCAAGGGGTTGGTGCATCTGGTCTGCTGATCTGGGTTATGAAGAGAGGTACCAAAATCAAGGGGTATCATCTCACAGTATGTTTATTTGGATAGCAAGGCTGGTGTGAGAGAGGCTCTTGTcccagctgcttctgctctgcctCCCCAGCTGAgctacttagaatcatagaatagttggagttggaaaggaccttaagatcatcaagttccatccccctgccataggcagggacacctcacactaaaccatgtcacccaaagctctgtccaacctggtcttgaacaccatcagggatggagcattcacaacctccctgggcaacccattccagcacctcacctccctcacagtaaagaacttcttccttatatctaacctgagctttccctttttaaggttgaacccgttaccccttgtcctaccactactGTCCATAGTGAAGTTTAAGGCCACACTAGAAACCATGCATCTTAAATTGCTTTTGAAACCATCCCTTTTCTTAGTAATCACTTGGTGTGAGGGGGTTTTGCAGCATCAGGCTTTTTGAATGGCTGTTGAGAAAGGCTTAGCCTGaccctgctgctctcctcttgTTTCCTCTCCAGAATCGGCCGGCTTTTCGATGGCACAGAGCCCATTGTCCTCGACAGTCTCAAGCAGCATTATTTCATCGACAGAGATGGGCAGATGTTCAGATATATCTTGAATTTTTTAAGGACATCCAAACTCCTCATTCCTGATGATTTCAAGGTGAGATTTCAAGGCGCTTGGGTGTTTTGCATGTACCTTGATAAAGCAAGTATCTAGTATGTAGTCAAAACAGAGCCCTAGACCTGGGGAACTTGTAGGGCATGGCGTTTAATTTCAGGTATGTGGCAAAAGTAAGCATGGGGTTCCTAAAGTGCCATCAGTAGTAAATTTCCCCCTCCTGGCTCTAGTGTAATGGAGCAATCTCGCCATGTTTGACATGGGGAAGTTAAATATTGTAGGATGATGATGAAGACAGAAAGGATGTTACAATCTGCAACTGACTGCTCATGAGCTTTGCTGATTACTTGTCCTCTCATCCACTTTTATGCTTCCCCTCTgattgcagcagctccagcttccACTCCCACGCTGAAATTCAGAGAATCACAGTATTGACAAAATAAACTGCACACATGGTAATATTTGAGCATTaagtcataaaatattttctccctCAGACTCTTGAACACATACTGCAAGTTTAATTTTGGAATTTTAGAGAAGTCAGGAATAAATACTTCCACATTTATTAAAGCTTTATTAAAGagcctgcttttttctttttaataacgAATTAAATATGTGGAGTTTACCACATTAGACATTAGTCTACAGAGGTAGAGCTTCAGACTCTGCGTGATGTTCTGTGTTTATCTGCTTGTAGGTATGTGGGTGTATATGTAGTGTCAGCGCTGGAGACTGCAGTTGCAATCAGAACAGATCTTTATCGTTACTTAATGAATGCTTATCAGTGTAGCTGTCTATGCTATTAGTTCACTGCAGGAAATACAGCAACTCCAATTGAACAGAagaggtgatggggaagggTTAGAGCAGTTAACACTGGTGTGAAGTATTTTATCCCTTGTATTTGAGACAGATTTTCAGTGTTTGGGGCATAATAGGTATGAGGTTTAGTTCGAGGCCCATATCGCATGAACCCTTGAATCCTCTCCTGTAGATGCATGCTTACTTCTCCCATGCGTGACAAGGGTAGAGCTGCCTGAGTAATGTGGGAGTCTGGAACTAGCTGATAAGCATcatatcccttttgaagccttAACATGGCTTTGTGCTGCTCTCAGCATTTGTCCCAaaggaaatcagaaataaaggaaaagccaCCTTCCATGCAATATTAAGAAATATATAAACAGCCttttaaacacataaaaatacactgtagctggactgaaattaaaaatgtaactccTGGCAAGGTCACCCAACCAACGTGATGTTCAAAGAGGTATCCTTCCCTTATGCTTTAATGTGTCCAAAAGACCAGTGCTTAAAATTAGCAGCAGTCCTTGTTTCTTAGAAATACACAGAtcaggtgggttttttgttgcaCATTAAATATGCACAGTATTTTGAGCATGATTTAGGTGTCCAATTCTTGTCAAGTGTTTGGTTTCTAGCTCAAATTCAGGGCCATATTGACTGTTAGCAGTAGTCTTGTGTTGTCattctgtttctctgtcttCCTTAGTTCTCATGTATTGCTTTTCtctgtagaaatatttttcaaatgggCTCATGCTCTCAAGCCtaaaaaagcaagaatttttttttcattttaaaaatggcaGTAGACAGATTCCACATCATCACTTCTAAATTACTTCTGTACTGGCTATGCTTAGAAATGTGTTCTCTCTGCTCTGGCATTTGAGTCAATGTAGTAAACAATACTGTTGGCAAAATGGGGAGGTATTAAAgaatacttaatttttaaaatgcagtaatatTGCAATCCATTATGCAAATATCTGCATCATTTTACACTAAGAACCATTGCAGGCTCCCTCATTTACATTCTTATACCTGTTACAATGCCTGCTAGTATTGCTGTAAGACATGATGGATCCTACTGATGAATTTTCTGAATCCTGATTGAATTCTCTTCCATCTGTTCAATGAGGTCATTATTCTATGACATCACTGTGGGGATAAACTatggggaaaagtgggatttttGCCTGGATTATTCCATAGCAAGAAGGAGTTGAGCAAACACAGCCTCCCTCTCCCCTCGTGAGTGCTGCTATACCCAGTCTGCTTCAAGTGGCTGATGGTCACTTTTTGCGTGCAGTgtcattttgtttattttttattttatttattattatcttCCTGCACAGTAATTACTATGTCTGAAGGGTTCCAGATCTAGAGTGGTGTTAGCCTGCATAACCATATACAGTAGGGGGTATGTTAGCAATGCCTTTCTTAACTGTGCACAGTAACATATGTGTCTTTCAGGACTACAGTTTGTTATATGAAGAAGCAAAGTATTTCCAGCTTCAGCCCATGCTAGGAGAGATGGAGAGGTGGAAACAGGACCGGGAGAGTGGCCGCTTCTCAAAGTCTTGCGAGTGCTTGGTGGTGCGAGTTGCCCCAGATCTTGGAGAGAGGATCACCCTGAGTGGCGATAAGTCCTTGATAGAAGAAGTGTTTCCAGAAATCGGTGATGTGATGTGTAATTCTGTCAACGCTGGCTGGAATCACGACTCAACGCACGTCATCCGATTTCCACTGAACGGATACTGTCACCTCAA of the Melopsittacus undulatus isolate bMelUnd1 chromosome 1, bMelUnd1.mat.Z, whole genome shotgun sequence genome contains:
- the KCTD1 gene encoding BTB/POZ domain-containing protein KCTD1 isoform X2 → MEELRDSRPNMSRPLITRSPASPLNNQGIPTPAQLTKSNAPVHIDVGGHMYTSSLATLTKYPDSRIGRLFDGTEPIVLDSLKQHYFIDRDGQMFRYILNFLRTSKLLIPDDFKDYSLLYEEAKYFQLQPMLGEMERWKQDRESGRFSKSCECLVVRVAPDLGERITLSGDKSLIEEVFPEIGDVMCNSVNAGWNHDSTHVIRFPLNGYCHLNSVQVLERLQQRGFEIVGSCGGGVDSSQFSEYVLRRELRRTSRAPSVIRIKQEPLD
- the KCTD1 gene encoding BTB/POZ domain-containing protein KCTD1 isoform X3, with product MSRPLITRSPASPLNNQGIPTPAQLTKSNAPVHIDVGGHMYTSSLATLTKYPDSRIGRLFDGTEPIVLDSLKQHYFIDRDGQMFRYILNFLRTSKLLIPDDFKDYSLLYEEAKYFQLQPMLGEMERWKQDRESGRFSKSCECLVVRVAPDLGERITLSGDKSLIEEVFPEIGDVMCNSVNAGWNHDSTHVIRFPLNGYCHLNSVQVLERLQQRGFEIVGSCGGGVDSSQFSEYVLRRELRRTSRAPSVIRIKQEPLD